The genome window TGCAAGATGCGCGGCTTTGGCGGAGGTATGGAGAGGGGCACTTTCGGACTGTAAGAATTCCATGGCACTGATCATTGGCACAGCAGTTGGGGGAGCAGTCATTGTAGACAGAAAAGTTTTGAAAGGCAAGAACTTTATGGCAGGGGAATTTAGTTATTTGTTTACAGATGAAAGCCGATATCAGGAAAAAACACAGCTATTGGCAGAAACCGGTGGGGTACCGGGACTGATTCGTCTGGTTTCCGCTAAGAAAGGGGTACCTGTGGAGGAATTAGACGGAGAAAAAATCTTTTCTCTTGCAAATCAGGGAGACGAAGAGACGACCAGGTGCCTGAAAATTTTCTGCAGGCATCTTGCCATTTGGATCAGCAATTATCAGTTTATTGTAGATCCTGAGCGAATTGCCCTTGGCGGAGGAATCAGCGTACAGCCGATTTTTCTGGAAATGATCAAAGAAGAACTGAAAAAACTTAACACGGTATTTCCCTATTCTATGCCGATTCCGGAGGTAGTGACCTGTAAGTTTTTCAATGATTCCAATTTGATCGGTGCATTATATGTGCATTTGAAATCTAAAGAAGAAAAGATCGATGTGGATAAGGTGAAGGAGTTTCTCAGTTATATGGGAGATAGAAGAGAAGGCAGATACTTAAAAGAATTTTTTATGTCGTAAGCGTTAAAAGACCTTTTGACGTTTTATTATAATATGGAGGTTAAGAAGATGGAAAGAAAATATCCGAATTTATGCAGGCCGATAACAATTGGAAGA of Roseburia hominis contains these proteins:
- a CDS encoding ROK family protein, whose protein sequence is MKYLSIDVGGTFTKFALMDEECNFYEKDKVPTRKDKLEEFVDMLVELYDRYADMVDGIAICAPGMIDSETGFMYNGGSIFCIKNINIVEILEKRLHVPVTIENDARCAALAEVWRGALSDCKNSMALIIGTAVGGAVIVDRKVLKGKNFMAGEFSYLFTDESRYQEKTQLLAETGGVPGLIRLVSAKKGVPVEELDGEKIFSLANQGDEETTRCLKIFCRHLAIWISNYQFIVDPERIALGGGISVQPIFLEMIKEELKKLNTVFPYSMPIPEVVTCKFFNDSNLIGALYVHLKSKEEKIDVDKVKEFLSYMGDRREGRYLKEFFMS